A window of the Henckelia pumila isolate YLH828 chromosome 3, ASM3356847v2, whole genome shotgun sequence genome harbors these coding sequences:
- the LOC140890932 gene encoding uncharacterized protein codes for MGNQSKLSFVYKLNKMMRKVLIVVVLCLKYLIIICGGADDESSLLAIKAHFPNTNTILATNWTQGTNFCTWIGIICGRKHPDRVTGLDLVNMGLQGTIPLAITNLSFLTHLNMSNNSFSGQIPDGIGNLRRLRVLNMAYNQLISGPIPSSLGSLSNLEVLILRGNSLSGAVPWSRFNFSKLMGIDLDQNQLTGTLPTDICHQLPKLEHLLAATNEMDGEIPKSLGKCAQLKAVALGANSFSGSIPMEIGNLSRLLYFSVGRSKLTGTVPSSIGNLSNLEYLSISETNIHGNIPFQLGSLWSLTELNLQYNRLNGEVPHSVFNLSKLQILALTKNNLSATLPPYIGTSLPNLEHLFLHENRFHGRIPTSISNLSRLVSLELSSNSFSGLIPISLRNLRLLQLFNLESNYFTNNLSVPNQDFLTSLANCKNLKTIYFSINPITGMLPKSIGSNNLSASLVNLLAFSCKIKGRIPKEIGNLSSLMMFNIGNNELTGVIPETLQTLTNLQLFVVSENKLEGSIPIGFCNLKKMYAAIFSENRMSGKLPSCLGSLPFLKIINVSVNAFNDSIPTTFWLNKGIQGVYLFKNFFDGSISEEIGNMESLVDLDLSANQLSGRIPTSIGKLQSLTILALSTNRFDGEIPDSFANLKALEYLDLSLNNLSGSIPPLLDTLPNVDYFNVSFNQLSGEIPNGGNFLNFTADSFKGNKDLCGASRLKVKPCKVNNVMQKSSSNKSFLRCILPPILSIAIVATIVILYLKCGGRKTIFFPTLPNIPSLVLERISYHEIVRATNKFDQGNLIGSGSYGLVYKAVFSDEKTYAVKVFNSDMQRALQSFDTECLIMHSIRHRNLVKVITSCSNLDFKALVMAYIPNGDLDKWLYSPELSLTFVQRLGIMIDVASAIEYLHLGYSSPIVHCDLKPSNILMDEDMIAYVGDFGIAKLLTEEQRVEQTKTLGTIGYMAPEYGITGIVSTMADVYSYGILLMETFTGKKPTDDMFSGELTLTKWVSESFRDDIMQIVHIPLLNSDGMTSRSKYEKCLISILEVVLECVAEIPGMRLKMNDVVSKLQKIKIELLH; via the exons ATGGGCAATCAATCAAAGCTCAGCTTTGtgtacaaattaaataaaatgatgagAAAAGTGTTGATAGTAGTGGTACTCTGTCTCAAATATCTGATTATAATTTGCGGAGGGGCAGACGATGAGTCCTCTCTTCTGGCCATCAAGGCTCATTTCCCCAACACCAACACCATATTGGCTACAAACTGGACACAAGGGACCAACTTCTGTACGTGGATTGGCATCATCTGCGGTCGGAAGCACCCCGATCGAGTCACTGGTTTGGATCTTGTGAACATGGGTTTACAAGGAACCATTCCACTAGCAATCACAAATCTGTCTTTTCTGACACACTTGAACATGAGCAACAATAGCTTCAGCGGTCAGATCCCAGATGGCATCGGGAATCTGAGAAGGCTCCGCGTTCTGAACATGGCATACAATCAGCTCATTAGTGGTCCAATCCCCTCGAGTTTGGGTTCGTTATCCAATCTTGAAGTTCTAATCTTGCGAGGGAATTCTCTCTCTGGCGCAGTACCATGGAGCAGATTCAACTTTTCTAAGCTCATGGGAATTGATCTGGACCAGAACCAATTAACTGGAACTCTGCCTACAGACATTTGCCACCAATTACCAAAATTAGAGCATTTACTTGCCGCAACAAATGAAATGGATGGGGAAATCCCAAAATCTTTAGGTAAATGTGCACAGCTAAAGGCAGTGGCCTTGGGAGCCAATAGTTTCAGCGGAAGCATCCCCATGGAAATTGGAAACTTGTCACGACTCCTGTATTTCTCTGTGGGACGAAGTAAACTCACAG GCACTGTTCCATCCTCGATTGGGAATTTGTCAAATTTGGAGTATTTATCTATAAGTGAAACCAATATCCATGGCAACATTCCCTTCCAACTGGGAAGTTTATGGAGTTTAACGGAGTTGAATTTGCAATACAACAGACTCAATGGTGAAGTCCCACACTCTGTTTTCAATCTCTCCAAATTGCAAATACTTGCGCTCACAAAGAATAATCTATCTGCCACTCTCCCTCCTTACATCGGCACAAGTCTTCCCAATCTTGAACATCTTTTTCTTCACGAAAATCGTTTCCATGGAAGGATCCCGACTTCGATTTCAAATCTCTCCAGACTCGTTTCTCTCGAACTCTCTTCCAACTCTTTCAGTGGCCTCATACCAATATCCCTCAGGAATCTACGCCTGCTTCAATTGTTTAATTTGGAATCTAATTATTTCACCAACAATTTATCCGTACCAAATCAAGATTTTTTAACTTCCCTTGCAAATTGCAAGAATCTCAAGACAATTTATTTTTCCATTAATCCCATAACCGGAATGCTTCCCAAATCTATTGGGTCCAACAATCTTTCTGCGTCTCTAGTTAATTTACTTGCCTTTTCTTGCAAGATCAAAGGCAGAATCCCAAAAGAAATCGGGAATCTTAGCAGCTTGATGATGTTCAACATTGGAAACAATGAGTTAACAGGTGTGATTCCTGAGACTCTGCAAACTTTAACCAACTTGCAGCTATTTGTAGTGTCTGAAAATAAGCTGGAGGGTTCCATTCCTATTGGCTTTTGCAATCTGAAAAAGATGTATGCTGCAATTTTTTCGGAGAATAGAATGTCTGGAAAGCTACCAAGTTGTTTAGGGTCCCTACCATTCCTGAAAATCATAAATGTTTCGGTTAATGCCTTCAATGATAGCATTCCCACCACTTTTTGGTTGAATAAGGGGATTCAAGGAgtatatttgtttaaaaacttTTTCGATGGTTCCATATCCGAAGAAATAGGCAACATGGAGAGCTTGGTAGACTTAGATTTATCTGCAAATCAACTCTCTGGAAGAATTCCAACAAGTATTGGGAAGCTTCAGAGTTTAACCATTTTAGCATTATCGACTAACAGGTTTGATGGAGAAATaccggattcttttgcgaactTGAAGGCCCTGGAATACTTGGACCTATCCCTCAACAATCTCTCTGGTTCGATTCCCCCATTGTTGGACACACTTCCAAATGTCGATTACTTCAATGTTTCTTTCAATCAACTCAGTGGTGAAATTCCAAATGGAGGGAATTTTCTCAACTTCACGGCTGATTCTTTCAAAGGTAATAAAGATTTATGTGGAGCTTCTCGACTCAAGGTCAAGCCTTGCAAAGTAAATAATGTCATGCAAAAATCATCGAGCAACAAGAGCTTTTTAAGGTGCATACTGCCTCCGATTCTTTCAATTGCTATTGTTGCCACAATCGTAATCTTGTATCTAAAATGTGGTGGTAGAAAGACCATATTTTTTCCAACTCTGCCCAATATCCCTAGCCTCGTACTCGAGAGAATATCATATCATGAAATTGTTCGAGCCACTAACAAATTCGATCAAGGAAATCTGATTGGAAGCGGAAGCTACGGCTTGGTGTATAAAGCGGTGTTTTCTGATGAGAAGACGTATGCTGTGAAGGTCTTCAATTCAGACATGCAGCGGGCACTACAGAGCTTCGACACAGAGTGCCTAATAATGCATAGCATTCGTCATAGAAATCTAGTGAAGGTCATTACTAGTTGCTCCAACCTCGATTTCAAGGCTTTGGTGATGGCATATATTCCCAATGGAGACCTCGACAAATGGCTCTACTCACCTGAATTATCCTTAACATTTGTTCAAAGATTGGGAATAATGATAGACGTCGCATCCGCAATAGAGTATCTGCATCTTGGGTATTCCTCACCGATCGTGCATTGCGATTTGAAACCGAGTAATATCCTCATGGATGAAGATATGATTGCATACGTAGGTGACTTTGGCATAGCCAAACTCCTCACAGAAGAACAGAGAGTGGAGCAAACTAAAACTCTGGGTACAATTGGGTATATGGCTCCAG AGTATGGAATCACAGGTATAGTTTCGACCATGGCGGATGTCTATAGCTATGGGATTTTGTTGATGGAAACATTTACAGGAAAGAAGCCAACAGACGACATGTTTTCGGGTGAGTTGACATTGACAAAATGGGTGTCTGAATCGTTTCGCGACGATATAATGCAGATAGTCCACATCCCTTTATTGAATTCAGATGGAATGACCAGTAGAAGTAAATATGAGAAGTGCTTGATATCGATTTTAGAGGTCGTCCTAGAATGTGTAGCAGAGATTCCTGGCATGAGGCTTAAAATGAATGACGTTGTATCGAAGCTACAGAAGATTAAAATCGAATTGCTTCACTAG